From a region of the Actinopolymorpha singaporensis genome:
- a CDS encoding LLM class flavin-dependent oxidoreductase gives MGPPADSLRARTPQKPRGAVRGAGVHVGLILPMGDEQEPGVPRGYAGIRDLAVRAEAQGLDSIWVYDHLVGDSTDDSAGSPWEAWTVLTALAEATSTVRLGALVLCTAFRPPGVLARMADTLQEVSGGRLVLGLGAGWHEPEFQAFDLPFDHRVGRFDEALQIITTMLRTGRATIAGEYHRVQDAPVRDRPDRPVPPVLVAGVRPRMLGLAAQYADLWNLAWFGLPGDRFRQANAALDQACRDVGRDPATLARTAGVQVAAPTAANAEEKPERLIRGDVDEVAAAFAAWEAEGVSELICSPDPADPDTVTLIADACARYRENAGRTTDTSPRVR, from the coding sequence ATGGGCCCGCCGGCGGATAGCCTGCGAGCGCGAACCCCGCAAAAGCCCCGCGGGGCGGTGAGAGGAGCCGGCGTGCACGTAGGTCTGATTCTCCCGATGGGTGATGAGCAGGAGCCCGGAGTGCCCCGCGGCTACGCCGGCATCCGCGACCTCGCCGTCCGGGCCGAGGCGCAGGGCCTGGACTCGATCTGGGTCTACGACCACCTCGTGGGTGACTCCACCGACGACAGTGCCGGCTCCCCCTGGGAGGCCTGGACCGTGCTGACGGCGCTGGCCGAGGCCACCTCGACCGTCCGGCTGGGTGCGCTGGTCCTGTGTACGGCGTTCCGGCCGCCCGGCGTACTGGCCCGGATGGCCGACACCCTGCAGGAGGTCAGCGGCGGCCGGCTGGTCCTCGGTCTCGGCGCGGGCTGGCACGAGCCGGAGTTCCAGGCGTTCGACCTGCCCTTCGACCACCGGGTGGGGCGGTTCGACGAGGCCCTGCAGATCATCACCACGATGCTGCGCACCGGCCGGGCGACCATCGCAGGTGAGTACCACCGCGTGCAGGACGCGCCGGTCCGCGACCGGCCCGACCGGCCGGTGCCGCCGGTGCTGGTCGCGGGCGTTCGGCCGCGGATGCTCGGGCTCGCCGCGCAGTACGCCGACCTGTGGAACCTCGCGTGGTTCGGGCTGCCCGGAGACCGCTTCCGCCAGGCGAACGCTGCGCTCGACCAGGCCTGCCGCGACGTCGGCCGCGATCCGGCCACGCTGGCCCGCACCGCCGGTGTGCAGGTGGCCGCGCCGACGGCCGCCAACGCCGAGGAGAAGCCCGAGCGGCTGATCCGCGGCGACGTCGACGAGGTGGCCGCGGCGTTCGCCGCCTGGGAGGCCGAGGGGGTCTCGGAGCTGATCTGCTCACCCGACCCGGCCGACCCCGACACGGTGACCCTGATCGCCGACGCCTGCGCGCGCTACCGCGAGAACGCCGGCCGTACGACCGACACCTCCCCGCGGGTGCGGTAG
- a CDS encoding acVLRF1 family peptidyl-tRNA hydrolase — protein MPSASTSEPAFEPESGSVAGLEESTRELTVGPDRLDRWLAGFLTRHGGPADPAARSDAEVPADGTSVIVRAADGARVEVGVPFPPLTPDPALPYAGLVAHVIRDRTVGVVLVRMGGYAAGVFDGPVLRRSKVGSRLVQGRTAAGGWSQQRFARRREKQAREAFAAAADVAARVVLPHLSDLAAVVVGGDRRAVGQVLQDPRLAPLRALVTGPHLDVPDPKLAVLRATPERFRAVRLRLTEPAQAAQAAQEAPPDQLA, from the coding sequence GTGCCCTCGGCTTCAACGTCTGAGCCGGCCTTCGAGCCGGAGTCCGGATCCGTTGCCGGCCTAGAGGAATCCACCCGCGAGCTGACGGTCGGGCCGGATCGGCTCGACCGTTGGCTGGCGGGTTTTCTCACCCGGCACGGCGGCCCTGCGGACCCGGCCGCCCGAAGCGACGCAGAGGTGCCGGCCGACGGCACCTCCGTGATCGTGCGCGCGGCCGACGGTGCCCGGGTGGAGGTCGGCGTGCCCTTCCCGCCGCTCACCCCCGATCCGGCGTTGCCGTACGCCGGGCTGGTGGCGCACGTGATCCGGGACCGCACGGTCGGTGTGGTGCTGGTGCGGATGGGCGGCTACGCCGCGGGGGTGTTCGACGGCCCCGTGCTGCGTAGGTCGAAGGTCGGCTCGCGCCTGGTGCAGGGCCGCACCGCCGCGGGTGGATGGTCCCAGCAGCGCTTCGCGCGGCGCCGGGAGAAGCAGGCCCGGGAGGCGTTCGCCGCGGCGGCGGACGTGGCCGCCCGGGTGGTGCTGCCTCATCTTTCCGACCTGGCCGCGGTGGTCGTCGGCGGTGATCGTCGAGCCGTGGGCCAGGTGCTGCAGGACCCGAGACTGGCGCCGCTGCGGGCGCTGGTGACCGGGCCGCACCTGGACGTGCCCGACCCGAAGCTCGCCGTGCTGCGGGCGACGCCGGAGCGGTTCCGTGCCGTCCGGCTGCGGCTCACCGAGCCGGCTCAGGCGGCTCAGGCGGCTCAGGAAGCTCCGCCGGACCAGCTCGCCTGA
- a CDS encoding metal-sulfur cluster assembly factor, producing the protein MSEAVKTSEDDLLEAMKDVVDPELGINVVDLGLVYGVSLDDEGVATIDMTLTSAACPLTDVIEDQTQVALDGIVEAFRINWVWMPPWGPDKITDDGREQLRALGFNV; encoded by the coding sequence ATGAGCGAGGCCGTGAAGACGAGCGAGGACGACCTGCTCGAGGCGATGAAGGACGTCGTCGACCCGGAACTGGGCATCAACGTCGTCGACCTCGGCCTGGTGTACGGCGTGAGCCTGGACGACGAGGGCGTGGCGACCATCGACATGACCCTCACCTCGGCCGCGTGCCCGCTGACCGACGTGATCGAGGACCAGACGCAGGTCGCCCTCGACGGCATCGTGGAGGCGTTCCGGATCAACTGGGTCTGGATGCCGCCGTGGGGGCCGGACAAGATCACCGACGACGGCCGGGAACAGCTGCGTGCCCTCGGCTTCAACGTCTGA
- the sufU gene encoding Fe-S cluster assembly sulfur transfer protein SufU, translating to MQVEALYQDIILDHYKNPHGKGLREPFEAEVYHVNPTCGDEVTLRVHLEGEGADARVADVSYDSMGCSISQASASVMYDLVHGKTVKEALRLHDEFLTLMQSKGKLEPDEDVLEDGIAFAGVSKYPARIKCALLSWMAWKDATAKAQVDQPDGAGTLDVSGATASAGADDHHAGDADNDEKGAGR from the coding sequence ATGCAGGTCGAGGCGTTGTACCAGGACATCATCCTGGACCACTACAAGAACCCGCACGGCAAGGGCCTGCGGGAGCCGTTCGAGGCCGAGGTCTACCACGTCAACCCCACCTGCGGTGACGAGGTGACGCTGCGGGTGCACCTGGAGGGCGAGGGTGCCGACGCGCGGGTCGCGGACGTGTCGTACGACAGCATGGGGTGCTCGATCAGCCAGGCGTCGGCATCGGTGATGTACGACCTGGTGCACGGCAAGACTGTCAAGGAAGCCTTGCGGCTGCACGACGAGTTCCTCACGCTGATGCAGTCCAAGGGGAAGCTCGAACCCGACGAGGACGTGCTGGAGGACGGCATCGCGTTCGCCGGCGTCTCCAAGTACCCCGCCCGGATCAAGTGCGCGTTGCTGTCCTGGATGGCGTGGAAGGACGCGACCGCGAAGGCACAGGTGGACCAGCCGGACGGTGCGGGCACGCTGGACGTGTCCGGTGCCACGGCGTCGGCCGGTGCCGACGACCACCACGCTGGCGATGCGGACAACGACGAGAAGGGAGCCGGCCGATGA
- a CDS encoding cysteine desulfurase, with the protein MADRTGLDVERIRKDFPILERVMPGGRPLVYLDSGATSHKPRQVLDAERDFYEQHNAAVHRGAHRLAEEATDLYESARARIAAFVGAGVDEVVFTKNATEGINLVAYAMSNAATAGPEAERFRIGPGDEVVVTEMEHHANLVPWQELCRRTGATLRWFGLTDDGRLDLSGIDELINERTRLVALTHQSNVLGTVNPLDLIVPRAHAVGALVVLDAAQSVPHQPVDFARLDVDFLVFSGHKMLGPTGIGVLVGRHELLAAMPPFLTGGSMIEVVRMEGTTFAAPPQRFEAGVPNIAQAIGLGAAVDYLQTVGMEAVEAHERDLTAYALERLPEIPGVRIIGPPTAEARGGAVSFVVDELHPHDVGQVLDELGIQVRVGHHCAWPIVRRYKIPATTRATFYLYNNRAEIDVLADGIEQVRRFFGVAETTVGTSGRSGATTTS; encoded by the coding sequence ATCGCCGACCGGACCGGCCTGGACGTGGAGCGGATCCGCAAGGACTTCCCGATCCTGGAGCGGGTCATGCCCGGTGGCCGGCCGCTGGTCTACCTCGACAGCGGGGCCACCTCGCACAAGCCGCGCCAGGTGCTCGACGCCGAGCGGGACTTCTACGAGCAGCACAACGCCGCGGTGCACCGGGGCGCGCACCGGCTCGCCGAGGAGGCGACCGACCTCTACGAGTCCGCGCGCGCCCGGATCGCCGCGTTCGTCGGTGCCGGGGTGGACGAGGTGGTGTTCACCAAGAACGCCACCGAGGGCATCAACCTCGTGGCCTACGCCATGAGCAACGCCGCCACCGCCGGGCCGGAGGCGGAGCGCTTCCGGATCGGGCCGGGCGACGAGGTCGTCGTCACCGAGATGGAGCACCACGCCAACCTCGTGCCCTGGCAGGAGCTCTGCCGGCGCACCGGTGCGACGCTGCGGTGGTTCGGCCTCACCGACGACGGCCGGCTGGACCTGTCCGGCATCGACGAGCTGATCAACGAGCGCACCAGGCTGGTGGCGCTCACCCACCAGTCCAACGTGCTCGGCACGGTCAATCCGCTCGACCTGATCGTGCCCCGTGCGCACGCTGTCGGCGCGCTGGTCGTACTGGACGCCGCGCAGTCGGTGCCGCACCAGCCGGTCGACTTCGCCCGCCTGGACGTGGACTTCCTGGTGTTCTCCGGCCACAAGATGCTCGGGCCCACCGGGATCGGCGTTCTCGTCGGCCGGCACGAGCTGCTGGCCGCGATGCCGCCGTTCCTCACCGGCGGGTCGATGATCGAGGTCGTGCGGATGGAGGGGACGACGTTCGCCGCGCCACCGCAGCGGTTCGAGGCCGGCGTACCCAACATCGCGCAGGCCATCGGACTGGGCGCCGCGGTCGACTACCTCCAGACAGTCGGCATGGAGGCGGTCGAGGCGCACGAACGCGACCTCACGGCGTACGCGCTGGAACGCCTGCCGGAGATCCCCGGCGTGCGCATCATCGGGCCGCCCACCGCGGAGGCACGCGGCGGCGCGGTGTCCTTCGTCGTCGACGAGCTCCACCCGCACGACGTGGGCCAGGTGCTCGACGAGCTCGGCATCCAGGTGCGAGTCGGGCACCACTGCGCCTGGCCGATCGTGCGTCGCTACAAGATTCCGGCCACCACCCGGGCGACGTTCTACCTCTACAACAACCGCGCCGAGATCGACGTACTCGCCGACGGGATCGAGCAGGTCCGGCGGTTCTTCGGCGTGGCCGAGACGACCGTGGGGACGAGCGGGCGGTCGGGCGCGACCACCACGAGCTGA